In Longimicrobium sp., a single genomic region encodes these proteins:
- a CDS encoding Nif3-like dinuclear metal center hexameric protein, with product MRLSELVDYLDTWLRIREVPDWSGALNGLQVDSPREIGRVACAVDAAQATVDAAIGWGADLLLVHHGLFWDGNRPLTGRRYRRLKAILDADLAVYAAHLPLDIHPEVGNNAILARELGIEPRGSFGEYKGTPVGVWGELDVTRDELRERAEQALGGPVRLVPGGPERIRRAGVITGGGADEIAAAAAAGLDAFLTGEARHHNFFDAEEGGINLLLGGHYATETWGVRALAAHLAARFGMEWTFIDHPSGL from the coding sequence ATGCGGCTTTCAGAGCTTGTTGACTACCTGGACACCTGGCTGCGCATCCGCGAGGTGCCCGACTGGAGTGGCGCGCTGAACGGGCTGCAGGTGGATTCTCCGCGCGAGATCGGCCGGGTGGCGTGCGCGGTGGACGCGGCGCAGGCGACCGTCGACGCGGCGATCGGCTGGGGCGCGGACCTGCTGCTGGTGCACCATGGCCTGTTCTGGGACGGGAACCGCCCCCTCACCGGCCGCCGCTACCGCCGGCTGAAGGCCATCCTGGACGCGGACCTTGCCGTCTATGCCGCCCACCTCCCGCTCGACATCCATCCGGAGGTCGGCAACAACGCCATCCTGGCGCGGGAGCTGGGGATCGAGCCGCGCGGGAGCTTCGGCGAGTACAAGGGGACGCCGGTGGGCGTGTGGGGCGAGCTGGACGTCACCCGCGACGAGCTGCGCGAGCGGGCGGAGCAGGCGCTGGGCGGGCCGGTGCGGCTGGTGCCCGGCGGGCCGGAGCGGATCCGCCGCGCGGGGGTGATCACCGGCGGCGGCGCGGACGAGATCGCGGCGGCCGCGGCGGCGGGGCTGGACGCGTTCCTGACCGGCGAGGCGCGGCACCACAACTTCTTCGACGCCGAGGAGGGCGGGATCAACCTCCTGCTCGGCGGCCATTACGCGACGGAGACGTGGGGGGTGCGCGCGCTGGCGGCGCACCTGGCGGCGAGGTTCGGGATGGAGTGGACCTTCATCGACCACCCGAGCGGGCTGTGA
- a CDS encoding polymer-forming cytoskeletal protein, producing MALFKGKDDSVARDKAGSARAAANESSMSIIGPGMRITGDLLTEGTVRVEGRIEGTVRAGKAVVIGKEGEVVGDVVTQDAVIGGRVQGTVIAESRLELQATARIEGQISARAQHLVLEEGCRFNGQVQMLGEEPAPRALPAGPAEDTPQSWG from the coding sequence ATGGCACTGTTCAAAGGCAAGGACGACAGCGTGGCGCGAGACAAGGCCGGCTCGGCGCGGGCCGCGGCCAACGAGAGCTCGATGTCGATCATCGGGCCGGGGATGCGCATCACCGGCGACCTGCTGACCGAGGGCACGGTGCGGGTGGAGGGGCGGATCGAGGGTACGGTGCGCGCCGGGAAGGCCGTGGTGATCGGGAAGGAGGGCGAGGTGGTGGGCGACGTGGTCACCCAGGACGCGGTGATCGGCGGGCGCGTGCAGGGCACGGTGATCGCCGAGAGCCGGCTGGAGCTGCAGGCCACCGCGCGGATCGAGGGACAGATCTCCGCGCGGGCGCAGCACCTGGTTCTGGAGGAGGGGTGCCGCTTCAACGGGCAGGTGCAGATGCTGGGCGAGGAGCCCGCGCCGCGCGCCCTTCCCGCCGGTCCGGCCGAGGATACTCCACAGAGCTGGGGGTAG